Proteins from a genomic interval of Oceanispirochaeta crateris:
- a CDS encoding flagellar hook-length control protein FliK, whose product MVQLSSPSADIIPVKQGKSPDKAPGLKNKSDGFKTALNKQKENHDTESVQKTAMTADPNKTELATLVNDKRNIRVSLKLADTFTEKKGLVQNLGVVVKDLDIKGGDEKKLTLSKSQKKTVLPDIQVVSNQNTQQEAKGLIPVAVESEKEIEKSEKLSLNKGIPEEEILQNDTGISGESIGIVKSSETSQLVAQNDVKSAVEKKDSSLLKAKTKMAAEETKITVEDRRTVSTVDKSASLLKVVESPGPDNQMTMELVPSDDAATGMAQADQMDTSGKTFSLQTAEEQKGAVLLDKQLQDKGTQELTKNIRFVLKDNKEGEIKLILKPESLGKVRINLNLHENNIVGKIIVENNSVRQAFMNNLADLTKALEDSGFSSASLDVSVGGGQADGRQQHKNEKPVYFTNSVLDDMDGQIPVVYEEGMSLSQINLVV is encoded by the coding sequence ATGGTTCAGCTGTCTTCTCCCTCAGCGGATATAATTCCGGTAAAACAGGGAAAATCACCTGATAAGGCTCCCGGCCTGAAAAATAAGAGTGACGGCTTCAAAACGGCTCTCAATAAGCAAAAAGAGAACCATGATACGGAATCGGTCCAAAAAACAGCAATGACTGCAGATCCGAATAAGACTGAGCTTGCTACACTCGTCAATGACAAAAGGAATATCCGCGTTTCATTGAAACTGGCGGACACATTTACGGAAAAAAAAGGGCTGGTTCAAAATCTCGGAGTCGTTGTAAAAGATCTGGATATCAAAGGAGGGGATGAAAAGAAACTCACCCTCTCTAAATCTCAGAAAAAAACAGTACTTCCAGACATCCAGGTCGTATCAAATCAGAATACTCAGCAAGAAGCAAAGGGTCTGATACCCGTTGCAGTGGAATCTGAAAAAGAAATAGAAAAATCAGAAAAGCTTTCTTTGAATAAAGGAATCCCCGAGGAAGAAATCCTTCAAAACGATACCGGTATAAGCGGAGAATCCATAGGGATTGTGAAAAGTAGCGAGACATCCCAGCTTGTTGCTCAAAATGATGTCAAATCTGCTGTGGAGAAGAAAGACTCCTCTTTGTTAAAAGCTAAAACGAAAATGGCAGCAGAAGAGACCAAAATTACAGTGGAAGACAGAAGGACCGTTTCGACTGTAGACAAATCGGCTTCCCTTTTAAAGGTTGTGGAATCTCCCGGGCCAGACAATCAGATGACCATGGAACTGGTTCCCTCTGATGATGCCGCTACAGGAATGGCACAGGCAGATCAGATGGATACCAGCGGTAAAACATTTTCACTTCAAACGGCGGAAGAGCAGAAAGGTGCTGTCCTTCTGGACAAGCAACTTCAGGATAAGGGAACTCAAGAACTTACTAAAAACATTCGATTTGTTTTGAAAGACAATAAAGAGGGTGAAATAAAGCTGATTTTGAAGCCTGAATCCCTTGGAAAAGTCAGGATTAATCTGAATCTTCATGAAAATAATATAGTCGGGAAGATTATTGTCGAAAATAATAGTGTACGTCAGGCTTTTATGAACAATTTGGCAGATTTAACCAAAGCCCTTGAAGACAGCGGATTCAGTTCTGCATCCCTGGATGTTTCTGTGGGTGGAGGACAGGCCGATGGTCGACAGCAACACAAGAATGAGAAACCTGTCTATTTTACTAATTCAGTTTTGGATGATATGGATGGACAGATACCGGTGGTTTATGAAGAGGGAATGTCCCTCAGTCAAATCAATCTGGTCGTGTAG
- a CDS encoding periplasmic-type flagellar collar protein FlbB: MAGLHGGAGVAKIFFLIIFIVVLIVGGLLWVDFLGLIDARETLAPILKIVRLDVPEPIEQPDDLYLLDRERLEKQQEALDIFEASLVAREEGILIREAELEELTSQLEEKQKSNEEKEKSLNEALKSYDNKRANLEQNATYLEGMPPQNAVSIMLEMDDTELVDLLRTSERLATESGKSSLVAFWLSLMPAERAAEIQSKMALKPED; encoded by the coding sequence ATGGCTGGCTTACATGGCGGCGCCGGTGTGGCGAAAATCTTTTTTCTCATCATTTTTATTGTAGTACTTATTGTGGGAGGACTGCTTTGGGTCGACTTCTTAGGCTTGATTGATGCCCGGGAAACATTGGCTCCTATTCTTAAAATTGTCCGGCTTGATGTTCCCGAACCTATAGAGCAACCTGATGATTTGTATCTGCTGGACCGTGAGCGTCTTGAGAAACAGCAGGAGGCTCTTGATATTTTTGAAGCATCCCTGGTGGCTAGAGAAGAGGGCATCCTCATCAGAGAAGCAGAACTGGAAGAATTGACAAGTCAATTGGAAGAAAAACAGAAATCTAACGAAGAGAAAGAGAAATCTCTTAATGAAGCCTTGAAATCGTACGACAATAAAAGAGCAAACCTGGAACAAAATGCTACGTATCTGGAGGGAATGCCTCCCCAGAACGCTGTTTCCATCATGCTGGAAATGGATGATACGGAGTTGGTTGACCTTCTGAGAACATCAGAGCGACTGGCTACCGAATCTGGTAAATCGTCCCTTGTTGCCTTCTGGTTGTCATTGATGCCTGCTGAGCGAGCTGCTGAGATACAAAGCAAAATGGCCTTAAAACCGGAGGACTAA
- the fliJ gene encoding flagellar export protein FliJ → MKRFQFTLDSILELRLEEEQEAEMHLGRAMGEWNHLNEKKMKCMAIRESQSPAVRSEDLLQSGLYYARINQEIHGLQKEMDSREGELEHLRENYRVARSKREGLDKLKEKRKKEHSDIQRRAEAHTLDDLLNNMNRLKQAGD, encoded by the coding sequence ATGAAAAGATTTCAATTTACACTTGATTCCATCCTGGAATTGCGTCTGGAAGAAGAACAGGAAGCCGAAATGCATCTGGGAAGAGCCATGGGAGAGTGGAATCATCTAAATGAAAAAAAAATGAAGTGCATGGCAATCAGAGAAAGTCAGAGCCCGGCAGTACGCTCGGAGGATCTACTCCAGTCCGGTCTTTATTATGCCCGAATCAACCAGGAAATCCATGGCCTTCAAAAAGAAATGGACTCCCGGGAAGGGGAACTTGAGCACTTGAGGGAAAATTACAGAGTGGCCAGATCTAAGAGAGAAGGGCTTGATAAATTAAAAGAAAAACGAAAGAAAGAACATAGCGATATCCAGAGACGGGCGGAAGCTCATACCCTGGATGACCTTTTAAATAACATGAATAGACTGAAACAGGCAGGGGACTGA
- a CDS encoding FliI/YscN family ATPase translates to MLKRYIDTVEELDTIKYQGRVIRVQGSLIESNGPQAVVGEVCRIIIPRLGREYLAEVVALKDQRVQLMPYDDIQGIEAGCPVIATGEQLSIQVSDDLLGRVLDGLGHPIDGRGGIKGNNSAQRLSVFRTPPSPLHRKPITKQIITGIRSIDSMIPLGEGQRIGIFAGSGVGKSTLLGMIARNTSADINVIALIGERGREVREFIENDLGAEGLKRSVLVVSTGDTSALSRVRGAFTATTIAEYFRDQGKNVMLLFDSVTRLAMSQREIGLAVGEPPATRGYTPSVFTLLPKLLERSGTSDQGTITGVYTILVEGDDMEEPVTDAVRGILDGHIVLTRKLAEKYHYPAVDVLSSISRLENKVMPLRMRKNAGYIRKLLSLYTEKEDLIAVGAYARGSNPQVDEAISKIDEINEFLQQAVEEKAELNSTLIEAGRISGDDLRDELKDTLTEKLTDKDLRDEKISIYT, encoded by the coding sequence ATGCTGAAACGATACATCGATACAGTCGAAGAACTGGATACAATCAAATATCAGGGTCGTGTGATCCGTGTGCAAGGAAGTCTCATCGAATCAAACGGACCCCAGGCCGTTGTGGGTGAAGTCTGCCGCATCATCATTCCCCGCTTGGGACGGGAGTATCTGGCCGAGGTCGTGGCTCTCAAGGACCAGAGGGTTCAGCTTATGCCATATGACGACATTCAAGGTATAGAGGCGGGTTGTCCGGTCATTGCCACGGGAGAACAACTGAGCATTCAGGTATCAGATGACCTTCTGGGCCGTGTGTTAGACGGTCTCGGCCATCCCATAGACGGCCGTGGCGGTATCAAGGGCAACAACAGCGCCCAACGCCTCTCTGTGTTCAGAACTCCTCCCTCCCCCTTGCACAGAAAGCCAATTACAAAACAGATCATTACGGGCATCCGTTCCATTGACAGCATGATCCCCTTGGGGGAAGGACAGAGAATCGGTATTTTTGCCGGATCGGGAGTGGGGAAATCCACCCTCCTTGGAATGATTGCCCGCAATACGTCCGCAGATATCAATGTCATAGCCCTCATCGGTGAACGGGGTAGAGAAGTCCGTGAATTCATTGAAAATGACCTGGGAGCCGAGGGCCTGAAGAGGTCGGTCCTCGTTGTTTCTACTGGGGATACATCGGCTCTCAGCCGTGTTCGGGGCGCCTTTACTGCCACAACCATTGCCGAATACTTCAGAGATCAGGGCAAAAATGTCATGCTCCTCTTTGATTCTGTCACACGCCTTGCCATGAGTCAGAGGGAGATCGGTCTGGCCGTTGGAGAACCGCCCGCCACAAGAGGGTATACCCCTTCCGTTTTTACACTCCTTCCAAAATTACTGGAGCGCAGCGGGACTTCCGATCAAGGAACCATCACAGGCGTGTACACCATTTTGGTGGAAGGGGACGATATGGAAGAACCCGTAACCGATGCAGTTCGGGGTATTCTGGATGGGCATATTGTGTTGACCCGGAAACTGGCTGAAAAATACCACTATCCAGCCGTCGATGTCCTAAGCTCTATTTCAAGGTTGGAAAACAAGGTTATGCCCCTGAGGATGCGTAAAAATGCGGGTTATATTCGGAAGCTTTTGTCACTTTATACAGAAAAGGAAGACCTCATAGCCGTCGGAGCCTATGCCAGAGGATCCAATCCTCAGGTGGATGAAGCCATTAGCAAGATTGATGAAATAAATGAATTTTTGCAGCAGGCCGTTGAAGAAAAGGCCGAACTGAATTCCACACTCATCGAAGCGGGAAGGATCAGCGGTGATGATTTGAGGGATGAATTGAAGGATACTTTGACTGAAAAACTAACAGATAAGGATCTCAGGGATGAAAAGATTTCAATTTACACTTGA
- the fliH gene encoding flagellar assembly protein FliH, with the protein MAKNLFRPMEIVNLTAQKVEISAPIFYKEAELDEVVDVEEYTGPTADDLRREAELFKAGWEEEKLRMMQRAEEEAQRIQTEAEETAFEEVRRKTDQAAREKIEAESEAARILAQAKEDSEKLVEEARQRVAEIEEEARKKGESAGREEGFQEGHREAERLIERLHVIIDRAIQKREDMINEAETQMIDLVLLISRKVIKVISENQKNVVVNNIVQALRKLKSRGDVAVRVNLADLDLATDHTRDFMKMVENVKSITILEDTSVDPGGCIIETDFGQIDARITSQLKEIEEKIMELVPIKVKGEQ; encoded by the coding sequence ATGGCAAAAAATCTATTCAGACCCATGGAAATCGTGAATCTCACGGCTCAAAAGGTGGAAATTTCGGCTCCGATTTTCTATAAAGAGGCCGAATTGGACGAAGTTGTTGATGTGGAAGAGTACACAGGTCCGACAGCCGATGATTTGAGACGAGAAGCCGAATTATTCAAGGCAGGTTGGGAAGAAGAAAAGCTGAGGATGATGCAAAGAGCCGAAGAAGAGGCCCAGCGCATTCAGACAGAAGCCGAAGAAACCGCCTTTGAAGAGGTTCGTCGCAAGACCGACCAGGCAGCCCGTGAAAAAATAGAAGCTGAAAGCGAAGCGGCGAGAATCCTGGCCCAGGCCAAAGAGGATTCCGAAAAATTGGTGGAAGAAGCCCGCCAGAGAGTTGCCGAAATAGAAGAGGAAGCTAGAAAAAAAGGGGAGTCAGCCGGCCGTGAAGAGGGTTTCCAGGAAGGCCACAGGGAAGCGGAAAGGCTGATAGAACGACTTCATGTCATCATCGACCGGGCTATTCAGAAACGGGAAGATATGATTAATGAGGCTGAAACTCAGATGATAGATCTGGTTCTCCTCATTTCACGCAAGGTCATCAAGGTCATCTCGGAGAACCAGAAAAATGTTGTCGTCAATAATATTGTACAGGCCCTGCGGAAGCTCAAGAGCCGGGGGGATGTGGCTGTGAGGGTGAACCTTGCCGATCTTGATCTGGCCACGGATCATACTAGGGATTTTATGAAAATGGTGGAGAATGTCAAATCCATCACCATTTTGGAAGATACCTCTGTGGATCCCGGAGGATGTATTATTGAAACAGATTTTGGGCAGATAGATGCCAGAATAACGAGTCAGTTGAAAGAAATTGAAGAGAAAATCATGGAACTCGTGCCTATCAAGGTGAAGGGTGAGCAGTAG
- the fliG gene encoding flagellar motor switch protein FliG — protein MANNQQGGKSPHKEDLTGKQKAAIFLVTLGADISSEVFKHLREDEIEILTFEIARLENIDSESRDMVLQEFQELMMASDFISSGGIDYARELLEKSLGSQKAVDIINRLTSSLKTRPFDFVRRTDPAHLLNFIQQEHPQTIALILAYLEPLKASQILGNLPQEKQSDVAKRIATMDRTSPEILREVERVLEKKLSSLSSEDYTSAGGVGSIVDILNLVDRTTEKTIIESLEEEDPELAEEIKKRMFVFEDIIMLDDRAVQRVMREVDTAELAKALKAVDPEVQDKIFRNMSKRAAALLKEDMDFMGPTRRKDVEEAQQKIVSVIRKLEEQGEVVIARSGEEDVLV, from the coding sequence ATGGCTAACAACCAGCAGGGTGGAAAAAGTCCCCACAAGGAAGATCTCACAGGGAAGCAGAAGGCCGCTATTTTTCTGGTCACTTTGGGAGCAGATATCTCATCGGAAGTATTCAAACACCTTCGAGAAGATGAAATAGAAATTCTGACTTTCGAGATTGCCCGACTGGAGAATATTGATTCTGAATCGAGAGATATGGTTCTTCAGGAGTTCCAGGAACTCATGATGGCCTCTGATTTTATCTCTTCGGGAGGAATCGACTATGCTCGTGAACTGCTGGAGAAATCTCTTGGAAGCCAAAAAGCCGTGGATATCATCAACCGGCTGACAAGTTCTCTGAAGACCAGACCCTTCGATTTTGTTCGGCGGACCGACCCTGCTCATCTGTTGAATTTTATTCAGCAGGAACATCCCCAGACAATCGCCCTTATTCTGGCCTATCTCGAGCCCTTGAAAGCCTCGCAGATTCTGGGGAATCTTCCGCAGGAAAAACAGTCGGATGTTGCTAAGAGGATCGCCACCATGGACAGGACTTCTCCAGAAATCCTGAGAGAGGTTGAGCGTGTCCTTGAGAAAAAACTGTCATCCTTGTCATCGGAAGACTATACCTCTGCCGGTGGTGTCGGCAGCATCGTCGATATCCTTAACTTGGTAGACCGTACTACAGAAAAGACGATCATTGAGTCATTGGAAGAGGAAGATCCGGAACTGGCAGAAGAAATTAAGAAGAGAATGTTTGTATTTGAAGATATCATCATGCTGGATGACCGGGCCGTACAGCGGGTTATGCGTGAAGTAGATACGGCCGAATTGGCTAAAGCCCTCAAGGCGGTAGATCCGGAAGTTCAGGATAAGATCTTTAGAAATATGTCCAAGCGCGCGGCAGCTTTGCTCAAGGAAGACATGGATTTTATGGGTCCTACGAGAAGAAAAGACGTGGAAGAAGCTCAACAGAAAATCGTATCTGTCATCAGGAAGCTGGAAGAGCAGGGAGAAGTCGTCATTGCCAGAAGTGGAGAAGAAGATGTTCTGGTTTAA
- the fliF gene encoding flagellar basal-body MS-ring/collar protein FliF codes for MLEWIKKLMSQIGTIWGKWSIIQKLIFTGILIGAVVGIVLLFTVSSSPSMVPLLGVPITDQTQNERIILKLDEEGVSYKLNPDGRIYVSDDKVARRMRALLIREDLIPTGTDPWAIFDVERWTLTDFERDVNLRRAITSNLEQHIKALGDVDNAQVSLVMPERTLFSSEQNPTTVSVIVTPRPGSDISENRNKIEGIVKLIQFAVEGLSAENITILDYSGRILNDFEGLESLDRLELTSRMLKQKKSLEVQYTNTILASLQNVFTAKRVNIVNIDIDLEFINKTIATEEHYPITVIEDNPETPYSELETVNSITISENNSNELFEGTGFNPEGPPGQEGQTPSAYKDLNNLVGKYQSNSSTRNEVVNTRNIQEEKSPFAIARISVAVAVDGIWNWDYDENGKAIIEKGSIQRIYTPVSDEDLGKALTLVQHAVGFSTARGDTVTVQHIPFDRSAEFKAEDDEYRRQQQIQQTMLFSIVALVILIAAFFLFRMISKELERRRRLREEELARQHQAMREQTLRQAEEEGIDVEMSVQDRARMEMQENAKNMAREHPEDVANLIRTWLAEE; via the coding sequence ATGCTGGAATGGATTAAAAAACTTATGTCTCAGATCGGTACGATTTGGGGAAAGTGGAGTATCATCCAGAAATTGATATTCACAGGGATTCTGATCGGAGCTGTGGTGGGTATCGTCTTACTGTTTACAGTCTCATCTTCACCCAGCATGGTACCCTTGCTGGGTGTTCCGATAACTGATCAAACACAAAATGAGCGTATTATTCTGAAGCTGGATGAAGAAGGGGTCTCTTATAAACTGAACCCCGACGGACGCATCTATGTTTCTGATGACAAAGTGGCAAGACGGATGAGGGCCCTTCTCATTAGAGAAGATCTCATCCCCACGGGAACTGATCCCTGGGCCATCTTTGATGTGGAGCGATGGACTCTCACTGATTTTGAAAGGGATGTGAACCTGAGACGGGCGATCACCTCCAATTTAGAGCAGCACATTAAGGCTCTCGGTGATGTGGATAATGCCCAGGTATCGCTTGTCATGCCCGAAAGGACCTTGTTTTCCAGTGAGCAGAATCCGACTACTGTTTCTGTCATTGTCACACCAAGACCCGGGAGTGACATCAGTGAGAACCGTAATAAAATTGAAGGAATTGTAAAATTGATTCAGTTTGCCGTAGAGGGTCTCTCGGCGGAAAATATTACGATCCTCGATTACAGCGGTAGAATCCTCAATGATTTTGAAGGACTGGAAAGTCTGGATAGGCTGGAGTTGACAAGCCGCATGCTGAAACAGAAGAAGTCTCTGGAAGTCCAGTACACAAATACAATTCTGGCATCCTTGCAGAATGTTTTTACTGCCAAGCGTGTGAATATTGTGAACATAGATATTGATCTGGAGTTTATCAATAAAACAATTGCAACGGAAGAACACTATCCCATTACGGTCATAGAGGATAACCCGGAAACACCTTACAGCGAATTGGAAACGGTCAACTCCATTACGATTAGTGAAAATAACAGCAATGAACTCTTTGAGGGAACCGGTTTTAATCCCGAGGGACCTCCCGGACAGGAGGGACAAACCCCTTCTGCCTATAAGGATTTAAATAATCTGGTTGGTAAGTACCAGAGCAACAGTTCCACAAGAAATGAAGTGGTTAACACCAGAAATATTCAGGAAGAGAAGAGTCCCTTTGCCATTGCCAGGATCTCAGTCGCCGTAGCCGTGGACGGAATCTGGAACTGGGATTATGATGAGAATGGAAAAGCCATCATTGAAAAAGGAAGTATACAAAGAATTTATACACCTGTTTCGGATGAGGATCTGGGTAAGGCTCTGACTCTTGTACAGCATGCTGTTGGTTTCAGCACAGCCCGGGGAGACACTGTAACAGTACAGCATATACCCTTTGACCGGAGCGCCGAATTCAAGGCTGAAGACGATGAATACCGCCGTCAGCAGCAGATTCAACAGACCATGCTTTTCTCAATTGTAGCCCTTGTGATTCTGATTGCAGCCTTCTTCCTCTTTAGAATGATTTCCAAAGAGCTTGAAAGACGGAGACGTCTCAGAGAAGAAGAGCTGGCCAGACAGCACCAGGCCATGAGAGAGCAGACTCTCAGACAGGCAGAAGAAGAAGGAATTGATGTAGAAATGTCTGTTCAGGACAGGGCCCGCATGGAAATGCAGGAAAATGCTAAAAACATGGCCAGAGAACATCCAGAAGATGTGGCTAATCTGATCAGAACATGGTTGGCGGAGGAATAG
- the fliE gene encoding flagellar hook-basal body complex protein FliE yields the protein MSLLNTINENMVNGNFVPMKTTSPLHMKAVKNSDPQEIPSESSFADLVRKGLSAANDDQIESENLFVKMISDPDSVEVHDVSIAMAKANMSLQMTKSIVDKAVQAYKDIISMR from the coding sequence ATGAGTCTGTTGAATACAATCAATGAAAATATGGTGAACGGTAATTTTGTTCCCATGAAAACAACCAGCCCTCTTCATATGAAGGCTGTAAAAAACAGTGATCCTCAAGAGATTCCTTCTGAATCATCCTTTGCAGACCTTGTTCGAAAAGGACTTTCCGCTGCCAATGATGATCAAATTGAGAGTGAGAATCTGTTTGTAAAAATGATCAGTGACCCTGATTCTGTTGAAGTGCATGATGTGAGTATTGCCATGGCTAAGGCCAACATGTCCCTTCAAATGACAAAAAGCATAGTTGATAAAGCCGTTCAGGCTTATAAAGATATTATTAGTATGAGGTAA
- the flgC gene encoding flagellar basal body rod protein FlgC, with amino-acid sequence MGLFSSINTASTGLSAERMRLDVISDNIANANTTRTAEGGPFRRSRVVFRPVVDQPYWRSPFLPDNLDNGIGQGVRVSKIEKDMDDELRLVYDPTHPDAIKTGPQKGYVEYPNVNIVNEMVDMISATRAYEANVAIMDGSKSMFQKALQIGG; translated from the coding sequence ATGGGATTATTCAGTTCTATAAATACAGCATCAACAGGACTTTCGGCAGAAAGAATGCGTCTGGATGTTATTTCAGATAATATTGCCAATGCCAACACGACAAGAACCGCCGAGGGCGGCCCTTTTAGACGGAGCCGTGTTGTGTTCAGACCTGTCGTAGACCAGCCGTATTGGCGAAGTCCCTTTCTTCCGGATAATCTGGACAATGGCATTGGCCAGGGGGTTCGAGTTTCCAAAATCGAGAAGGATATGGATGATGAGCTGAGGCTTGTTTATGATCCTACTCATCCGGATGCCATAAAGACGGGGCCTCAAAAAGGCTATGTTGAGTATCCTAATGTGAATATTGTCAATGAAATGGTGGATATGATTTCTGCCACCAGAGCCTATGAGGCCAATGTGGCTATTATGGACGGGAGTAAATCCATGTTCCAGAAAGCCCTGCAGATCGGGGGTTAA
- the flgB gene encoding flagellar basal body rod protein FlgB — MFTGNSFGKTVDILQRTMDTSLLRREVISNNIANAETPNFKRSDVSFEAELTRALASETKKTLPAKVTNDRHMSFNQTVDYRSVRPRRVLDYLTESKNNGNNVDIEQEMMMATQNQMMYELMSQSIGFQFTQVNIVTR; from the coding sequence ATGTTTACAGGTAACAGTTTTGGAAAAACCGTGGATATTCTACAGCGGACGATGGATACGAGCCTTCTGAGAAGGGAAGTTATTTCGAACAATATAGCCAATGCCGAGACTCCGAACTTCAAGAGAAGCGATGTCTCCTTTGAGGCGGAACTGACCAGGGCTTTAGCTTCTGAAACAAAAAAAACACTTCCTGCGAAGGTCACCAATGACCGTCATATGAGTTTTAACCAGACCGTTGATTACCGCAGTGTCAGACCTCGTAGAGTTCTGGATTATCTGACAGAGAGTAAAAATAACGGCAACAATGTGGATATTGAGCAGGAAATGATGATGGCTACCCAGAATCAGATGATGTATGAATTGATGTCCCAGTCTATTGGATTTCAATTCACCCAGGTGAACATCGTAACGAGGTAG
- the hslU gene encoding ATP-dependent protease ATPase subunit HslU, whose amino-acid sequence MGLELKTPKEIVSELDRYIIGQDKAKKAVAIALRNRLRRSRLPDDLRDEIAPKNIIMIGPTGVGKTEIARRLSKLCGAPFIKVEATKFTEVGYVGRDVESMVRDLMAAAVSMVKTELKEGIQEEVMAATEEALLDLLLPGSKAPQSIPDNQGNLPDVIPESPGAHTREVLRRKLRAGELEDRIVEVKVSGGGGPSIEIFSGSNFESMDMKMGALGNIFGGMNKKTRKVNVAQAREILQGEQTDKLIDNDNAIDIARERVQNMGIIFIDEIDKIANNNGKSGGQDVSREGVQRDILPIVEGSSVNTKYGMVDTSHVLFIAAGAFNLSKPSDLIPELQGRFPIRVELEDLNADAFEMILTQPKTALIKQYTELLGTEDVSLKFTDKAIRRLAELAEEVNTSTENIGARRLHTIMEHLLEEVSFNAPEMQGETVDITPEYVEERLGDIIQNRDLSRYIL is encoded by the coding sequence ATGGGACTTGAATTGAAAACTCCCAAGGAAATTGTTTCAGAACTGGACAGATACATCATCGGCCAGGATAAGGCCAAAAAAGCCGTCGCCATTGCACTGAGAAATCGGCTGAGGCGGTCCAGGCTTCCAGATGACCTCCGGGATGAGATTGCTCCAAAAAACATCATCATGATTGGTCCTACAGGTGTGGGAAAAACCGAAATTGCCAGAAGACTTTCCAAACTCTGTGGAGCCCCTTTTATAAAAGTCGAAGCCACTAAATTTACCGAAGTTGGATATGTGGGGCGGGATGTGGAATCCATGGTCAGAGACCTGATGGCCGCGGCGGTTTCCATGGTTAAAACCGAATTGAAAGAAGGCATTCAGGAAGAAGTCATGGCGGCCACTGAAGAAGCTCTTTTAGATCTCTTACTTCCCGGATCTAAGGCTCCCCAGTCCATACCGGATAACCAGGGGAATCTTCCCGATGTCATCCCAGAATCTCCCGGAGCCCATACGAGGGAAGTTCTTCGACGGAAGCTGCGGGCGGGTGAGCTGGAAGACAGAATTGTAGAAGTGAAAGTTTCCGGAGGCGGCGGACCCTCTATTGAGATCTTTTCCGGATCAAATTTTGAATCCATGGATATGAAAATGGGCGCCCTTGGAAATATCTTTGGAGGCATGAACAAAAAAACCCGGAAGGTGAATGTTGCTCAGGCCAGAGAGATCCTGCAGGGAGAACAGACTGATAAACTCATTGACAATGACAACGCCATCGATATTGCCCGGGAACGAGTGCAGAATATGGGGATCATTTTCATAGATGAAATCGATAAAATCGCTAATAATAATGGGAAATCCGGAGGACAGGATGTTTCTCGGGAAGGCGTTCAGAGGGATATTCTTCCCATCGTTGAGGGATCTTCTGTAAACACAAAATACGGAATGGTAGACACCTCTCATGTCCTTTTTATTGCAGCGGGAGCCTTCAATCTTTCAAAGCCATCTGACCTTATACCTGAGCTTCAGGGCCGTTTTCCCATTCGTGTGGAGTTGGAAGATTTGAATGCTGATGCCTTCGAAATGATTTTGACCCAGCCGAAAACTGCCTTGATTAAACAGTACACGGAACTTCTGGGAACAGAAGATGTTTCATTGAAGTTTACAGACAAGGCCATTCGCCGGCTGGCGGAACTGGCAGAAGAGGTGAATACAAGCACCGAGAATATCGGTGCCAGGCGTTTGCATACCATCATGGAGCATCTACTGGAAGAGGTCTCCTTTAATGCCCCCGAAATGCAGGGCGAAACTGTGGATATCACTCCTGAATATGTGGAAGAACGTTTGGGAGACATTATACAGAATAGAGATTTAAGCCGGTATATCCTTTAG
- the hslV gene encoding ATP-dependent protease subunit HslV, translating to MKLRGTTILAVTRNGEMAMAGDGQVTMGDSVVMKGNARKVRRLLGGQVVCGFAGSTADAFTLEERFEGKLREFGGDITRSAVELAKDWRTDRALRRLEAMLLVMDKEKILVLSGNGDVIEPEGGAIAIGSGGNYAYAAARAYLDGSDLSAAEIAKRSLGIAGDICVFTNHNIIVEELS from the coding sequence ATGAAGTTAAGAGGCACGACCATTTTGGCCGTCACCCGAAACGGCGAAATGGCAATGGCCGGAGATGGTCAGGTAACAATGGGTGATTCTGTTGTCATGAAAGGAAACGCAAGAAAAGTCAGGCGGCTCCTGGGTGGACAGGTCGTCTGCGGTTTTGCAGGATCAACAGCTGATGCTTTTACTCTGGAAGAACGATTTGAGGGAAAACTCCGTGAATTTGGTGGAGACATTACACGGTCAGCCGTTGAATTGGCCAAAGACTGGAGAACCGATCGGGCTTTGCGAAGACTGGAAGCCATGCTTTTGGTCATGGATAAGGAAAAAATACTCGTTCTTTCAGGGAATGGGGATGTGATAGAACCCGAAGGAGGCGCCATTGCCATCGGTTCAGGAGGAAATTATGCCTATGCTGCCGCCAGAGCCTATCTGGATGGGTCAGACCTGAGTGCTGCGGAGATAGCCAAGAGGTCCCTGGGCATCGCAGGAGATATTTGTGTGTTTACAAATCATAATATTATCGTGGAGGAACTTTCATGA